One Nitrospinota bacterium genomic window, TTAAAAGAATTATTTCATGGTGATAAAAAATTTTATCTTCCCAAACAAATAGAAGGTGAGTGCCAAAGGAAAGATGGAAGAATAAATTTCATTCGTATAAAAATCAGCCACCTTTCAGACCTTAATAACTCAGCAGGATACATCCTCGTATTTGAAGATCTCACGGAAGTTAAAGAAATGCAGAATAAAGTATTGAGGACCGAACAGCTGGCTGCTGTAGGAAGGTTTTCTGCGGGGCTGGCCCATGAAATCAGAAACCCGTTGACTTCTTTGAGCGGTTCTATTCAGGTTCTATCCAGAGGCCTTAAACTTGAAGACTCTTATAAAAAACTCATGGAAATAGTTATGAAGGAAACGGATCGTTTAAATAGCATTCTTTCAGATTTCCTTAATTATTCTCAGCCAAAAAAAAATAATAATACTATTATTGATTTGACCCAACTGATTCAAGATGTAATCACACTGTTAAAAAACAAAGAAGATTTAAGTACTAGAAAAAATATTGTTTTCAATAGAACCTCAGACCATTTGACTTTAAATGGGGATGAGGAGCAAATTAAACAGGTTGTATGGAATTTGTGTATCAATGCTTTGGAGGCAATGACCCAGGGAACCCTGACCTTATCTTTAAAGGAAGTTGTTTCTTATAATAGCGGTGATTTCAAAACTGATCAGGCAGGAATGGTGCTTGAGGTTCAAGATGAAGGATGCGGAATAGCCTATGACCAGATCAATAATATCTATGATCCATTTTATTCTAGCAAGAAAGACGGTGTTGGGTTAGGGTTGGCTACTGTTTATCAAATTGTTAATCGAAATGGAGGAACTTTGAATGTTCAAAGTACTCCTGGTAAGGGAACTTTGTTCACGGTTTTTTTACCCGATCAGGAAACTATAAAACCGGTTTCTTTGTAATAAGATTAATTAAAAAAACTTTTTAAAAGGATTCCAATCATGTCAGGAGAGGGACCAATAAAAATAACCGATACTTCTGAAATAGCTGTTTGTACCTGTATGCAGTCAAACCATTGGCCGTTTTGTGATGCCACGCACCATACTACAGGGGGCGAGCCAGAAATCGTCCAACTGGATAAAAACAAAACCTATTACTTGTGTGGATGCTTCAGAACGAAAAAAAGGCCGTTTTGTGATGGGTCCCATGAAAAAATAAAACCAGCATGAAGATTTGGATTAGACTGGCAATAACTGGCGATAGGTAAAAAGTTTCTCGTCTTAAAGAAATAATGAAGCATTGCTAATGCGTGGCAACTTTCCATTTCTAACCGATTTCCAAACAATGAAAAACAAAAAATATTTTAAAATCCTGAAAGGGTTGATAATAGCTCTTCTATTTCCTGCATGCACTTCCAGTTTTGAAAAAAATCCTCCTATGGTTTTCATTCCTGAAGGTTCTTTTACTATGGGATTTGCCATTGAAAACGAAAACGAATGGGGAGACATGGACGAAGACCCTGTTCATGAAGTTATGCTTAGTGATTATTGGATCGATAAATTTGAGGTGACAAGTGCCGACTTTGCCGAATTTTTAAATTCTCATCAGGATTCAGCAGAGAGGTTTATAGAAATTACCCCAAGCGTAACCATTCAATATGTAGGGGGAAAATACAAACCCCGTCCCGGTGTGAAGAAACTTCCTGTCAATCGCGTATCCTGGTTTGGTGCTGATGCTTATTGCAAATGGAAAAATAAACGCCTGCCTACGGAAGCGGAATGGGAAAAGGCCGCGAGGGGAACTGACCAGAGAATTTTTCCCTGGGGAAATGAATACCCTGACAATAGCCGGGTTACTTTCCGACGTAAATTTTCTGAACAGGGTTTTAAGGTGATGGAGCCTGTAGATAGTATGAGCCAGGGCGCATCTCCTTATGGTCTTCATCACATGGCTGGCAATGTCTGGGAGTGGGTGTCAGACTGGTTTGATGGCGGTGCCTATGAAGATCGAAATCCTATAGACCCTCAAGGTCCCAAATCGGGAGTCAGCAAGGTCTTAAGGGGAGGCAACTGGTATTACAAGGCCTATTATATGAGAACCACATACAGGTTTAATGAGCGCCCTGAAAAGTTCAATATCTGGCAGGGGTTTCGCTGTGCCCGTACTGCGGCTGATAGCAACAAGCCGTGACTTCATCTTTTTAAAAGTGGTTTTGGAGTGATTACCTGCTGGAGAATTTTATCCGCAACGTTATTTGCTTGAGCTCAAGCCTGGTTGCGGTTTTTTCGTTTCAGTGCTTTTTTCAATATCCAGGGGATATTAATTTTTTTTGTACAATGCTTGATAATAGCTTCCGTCAACGGTTCAACGGTGCAGTTATCCGTCAGTATGCCGGCCTCGCTGCAATTGGAAAGTTTTAATGGATTATCCCGTTTCCAGGTTGTGAATGCCCAGTTAAACCATTCTTTGGATACAGACATGGATTTTAATGTTCGCAAACTTTTTCCATTAATGTCTGTTTCCAAAACCAGGTTGTCCTTTTGTTTTTCCATCATGAGTTTCAAGCCTTGTCCCGAAGCATCGCTGCCTTGGCTATGTGAGTTTTTTTTGGGATAAGAAAGATCCTGACCAACAAAAATAATCGGAGCACTTCCAGCCTGAAAGGCCAGATCATAGGTTACCGACAACACCGTTCCCCCGGGAGTTAATATGCCGATGTGGGGAACAGCTTTTTGAATTTCAACTAATGTGGGAATATCAGGAGCAAACTTGTTGAAAAACAGAATATCGCTTTCCCAGAGTTCAAGTATATGCGGGTGCACGATGGAAGGGACTACAAGGGTAATTCCCTTATGAGGAACATTCATAAGAAACCGGGAAATTTCTTCTTGTGGATCAAGGCAGACCACAAAGTCCGGGGTGATGCCGTGACTCATTAAAGGCTTTAATGCTGCGTCACAAGAAATTATTACAGCTTTATTTTGAGCACGATGAAGAAAGCGTATATTTTTATCCAACGATGGCCCAGCCCCTACCACGATACTGGGTAAATCTCGGAATTTGTTTTTCAAGGCTATGACACCGGGATTTTTTTGTATGGCACTTTTATTGGTCTGAAAGTTTTGTTTCCAAATCTGATTAAAGCGGAGAAATGTGGCGGATTTTACTTCGCGGATTTGTTCATCACGACTCATGTGTCTAATGTAGCAAAGCCTGGGTTCTACAGGCAAGTTATCGTTGCAATAAAAAAGGCCCGGGCTAAAACCCGGGCCTTTAGAAGATTAAACCTGTTGCAGATTTACCGTACTAGATTCACAGCTTCTGTCAGTAAATCGTCAGTTGTGGTAATGATTCTGGCGCTGGCTTGAAAAGCTTGTTGCATTTGAATAAGAGAAACAAATTGTTCTGCTAAGTCAACATTTGATAACTCTAAGGACTGGCCAGTAATATCACCAAAACCTCCGGTCCCAGCAGTTCCAAGTACAACTTGCCCTGAGTCAGCAGTTTCTGAAAATAAGTTGTTACCCATTCGCGTTAATCCTGAGGGTGCCAGAAAATCTCCTAAAGTGACTTGATATAATTGATCTGTTTGTCCATTATTAAATAAACCTGAAATAATACCGGCTCCATTAGTTGTCAGGCCAATAAGAGTCCCTGTGCTAAAACCGTCTTGCACAAGAGAATTATTATTAGATGATGCAGCAAAACCCGTAAGTTTACCATTTGTAGTACCAGATGAACCTATTAGATCCCAATTTAAAGTCTGGCTAGCGGCAGGTGATGTAGCAGAAGAGTAATCAATAACTATACTTGGGTCGGTTGTTGGTGAACTCAATTGTCCTGAGTTATCAAAACTAACAGTACCAGATGCGCCTGAAGTAACGGTACCCTCAGAAGTAGTAATTCCATAAGTCCATGAATTGCTACCTGAGACTTTAGTAAATTGAATACTAGCTATAACTTGAGTACCTACAGAATTATAGATACTTACGGGTGTAGTAAAAGTAGTAGACGCAGATGATGAGGAGTCTAGGTTTGTTCCAATTGTAAATGTTGTTGTGGCTTGAGGAGCAGATTGAACTCCTGCAAGATCTATATTACCAACAGTAGTAGAAACAACACCATTCTGTATTTGTTGACCTTGCAATGTCTCTCCAGTAATAGATTGAACTAAACCATTTTCACTTAATCTAAATTGACCGGCTCTAGTATATTGATTTCCACTACCATTGTTCACAACAAAGAAACCAGAGCCATCAATAGCCATATCTAAAGCATTTGATGAAGATTCAAATGCACCCTGACTGAATTCCTTAAGGGACCCAGATAATGCAGCTCCTCGTCCTAATTGCCGGGTTGTCGAACCGTTTGCCAAAACAGTGCTAAATAATTCGCTGAAAACAGCTCT contains:
- a CDS encoding motility associated factor glycosyltransferase family protein — translated: MSRDEQIREVKSATFLRFNQIWKQNFQTNKSAIQKNPGVIALKNKFRDLPSIVVGAGPSLDKNIRFLHRAQNKAVIISCDAALKPLMSHGITPDFVVCLDPQEEISRFLMNVPHKGITLVVPSIVHPHILELWESDILFFNKFAPDIPTLVEIQKAVPHIGILTPGGTVLSVTYDLAFQAGSAPIIFVGQDLSYPKKNSHSQGSDASGQGLKLMMEKQKDNLVLETDINGKSLRTLKSMSVSKEWFNWAFTTWKRDNPLKLSNCSEAGILTDNCTVEPLTEAIIKHCTKKINIPWILKKALKRKNRNQA
- a CDS encoding CDGSH iron-sulfur domain-containing protein, which gives rise to MSGEGPIKITDTSEIAVCTCMQSNHWPFCDATHHTTGGEPEIVQLDKNKTYYLCGCFRTKKRPFCDGSHEKIKPA
- a CDS encoding flagellar hook protein FlgE is translated as MPSLLSSLFTGVSGLSANSEAMGIIGDNISNVNTVGFKSSRAVFSELFSTVLANGSTTRQLGRGAALSGSLKEFSQGAFESSSNALDMAIDGSGFFVVNNGSGNQYTRAGQFRLSENGLVQSITGETLQGQQIQNGVVSTTVGNIDLAGVQSAPQATTTFTIGTNLDSSSSASTTFTTPVSIYNSVGTQVIASIQFTKVSGSNSWTYGITTSEGTVTSGASGTVSFDNSGQLSSPTTDPSIVIDYSSATSPAASQTLNWDLIGSSGTTNGKLTGFAASSNNNSLVQDGFSTGTLIGLTTNGAGIISGLFNNGQTDQLYQVTLGDFLAPSGLTRMGNNLFSETADSGQVVLGTAGTGGFGDITGQSLELSNVDLAEQFVSLIQMQQAFQASARIITTTDDLLTEAVNLVR
- a CDS encoding PAS domain S-box protein, translating into MARDIQNKDQELQQRVRRIMLLRVFFLTGFLGLLLVFQKRLGITAPIEPVCTVIGIGFFMSLIYAVLFRYLTLTETASIQVAGDLLLVGGILFTTGGIDSPISFLFLFVIIASGVMLPRAAAYLAASGAIIIYGVLVDLEYFGIITPVYLFPESKVSFASGYVFYVIFLNIVSYYTVAYLSSFLSHRLRIVKEELARINLNLEEQRAFNRNIVQNMGNGLITTDSEGKITSSNPAASALMGFSVKESLGYPIEQLIPLTELKELFHGDKKFYLPKQIEGECQRKDGRINFIRIKISHLSDLNNSAGYILVFEDLTEVKEMQNKVLRTEQLAAVGRFSAGLAHEIRNPLTSLSGSIQVLSRGLKLEDSYKKLMEIVMKETDRLNSILSDFLNYSQPKKNNNTIIDLTQLIQDVITLLKNKEDLSTRKNIVFNRTSDHLTLNGDEEQIKQVVWNLCINALEAMTQGTLTLSLKEVVSYNSGDFKTDQAGMVLEVQDEGCGIAYDQINNIYDPFYSSKKDGVGLGLATVYQIVNRNGGTLNVQSTPGKGTLFTVFLPDQETIKPVSL
- a CDS encoding formylglycine-generating enzyme family protein, which translates into the protein MKNKKYFKILKGLIIALLFPACTSSFEKNPPMVFIPEGSFTMGFAIENENEWGDMDEDPVHEVMLSDYWIDKFEVTSADFAEFLNSHQDSAERFIEITPSVTIQYVGGKYKPRPGVKKLPVNRVSWFGADAYCKWKNKRLPTEAEWEKAARGTDQRIFPWGNEYPDNSRVTFRRKFSEQGFKVMEPVDSMSQGASPYGLHHMAGNVWEWVSDWFDGGAYEDRNPIDPQGPKSGVSKVLRGGNWYYKAYYMRTTYRFNERPEKFNIWQGFRCARTAADSNKP